From Deferrisoma camini S3R1, the proteins below share one genomic window:
- the csm4 gene encoding type III-A CRISPR-associated RAMP protein Csm4, protein MGILCYHLTLEGPLGTPVRSNTLFGHLCWALRHRDGEGALTDWLADFDAAPLRLSDAFPVGVLPRPLVRPLAPGELDRWLERHGGDELEALSRLKRFRKRRWIAVDDFLALRHEYREDRLYDRWVETPETAGSDAGARTERVAHNQIDRWTGRTPETGGLYFQHDTWYAGDGPHLWVFADPGALGADRLTELMTLVGRVGYGRDASTGRGRFRVEPAEPPAGLFEGAGNRWMTLSRGVLTPGMGEPRYRLATHYGRLGADRATGQPSPFKRPILLVEPGSTFSGDEGPHGALLDGVHPSVADVRENAYHLCVPFTEAMS, encoded by the coding sequence ATGGGAATCCTCTGCTACCACCTGACCCTCGAGGGGCCGCTGGGCACGCCCGTGCGGTCGAACACCCTGTTCGGCCACCTGTGCTGGGCCCTGCGGCACCGTGACGGCGAAGGGGCCCTGACGGACTGGTTGGCCGACTTCGATGCGGCCCCGCTTCGCCTCTCCGACGCCTTCCCCGTGGGCGTCCTGCCTCGGCCCTTGGTGCGGCCGCTCGCCCCGGGCGAGCTCGACCGGTGGCTCGAGCGCCACGGCGGCGACGAGCTCGAGGCCCTATCCCGGCTCAAGCGGTTCCGGAAGCGCCGCTGGATCGCGGTGGACGACTTTCTGGCGCTCCGCCACGAGTACCGGGAAGACCGGCTGTACGACCGCTGGGTCGAGACCCCGGAAACGGCAGGCTCCGACGCGGGCGCCCGCACGGAACGGGTGGCCCACAACCAGATCGACCGGTGGACCGGCCGCACCCCGGAGACCGGGGGGCTCTACTTCCAGCACGACACCTGGTACGCGGGCGACGGGCCGCACCTGTGGGTGTTTGCCGACCCCGGAGCCCTCGGCGCCGACCGGTTGACCGAACTCATGACCCTCGTGGGCCGGGTGGGGTACGGCCGCGATGCCTCCACCGGCCGGGGCCGGTTCCGGGTGGAGCCGGCCGAACCGCCGGCCGGGCTGTTCGAGGGGGCCGGGAACCGGTGGATGACGCTTTCGCGGGGCGTGCTCACCCCCGGCATGGGCGAGCCCCGCTACCGGCTGGCCACCCATTACGGCCGGCTCGGGGCCGACCGGGCCACCGGCCAGCCGAGCCCGTTCAAACGGCCGATCCTTCTCGTGGAGCCCGGAAGCACCTTCTCGGGCGACGAGGGGCCGCACGGGGCCCTGCTGGACGGGGTGCACCCCTCGGTGGCCGATGTGCGGGAGAACGCCTACCACCTGTGTGTCCCCTTCACGGAGGCGATGTCATGA
- the csm5 gene encoding type III-A CRISPR-associated RAMP protein Csm5, whose protein sequence is MTTLRYTGRVLTPVHVGTGEAIDPLDYVVVDDRLVRFNASAVLSDLPETERQRFEGILDRGDLKELQAFFRTHVVPERHGVTLVRAGRGVVRRFEDAIGRPLRSQLKVRPMIRNLHTGRAYLPGSSIKGAIRTALVNRFAAEMPGLKEALRNERAGAQKARKLEQEALKYDFRRLERDPLRTLKVSDAHLPPDCTQVDEVFNVKPERQQDMPVDMWERCLSRADNEVVTFKVDIRFDEHLFDHPLARKHLGRRFTWDDLVEACNDFYWGRLLDEDRRFYRNMANGGKLIRPIVFGPFLAAGNGGAKRPVKPAAPKLLLRLGRFTQFESKSVDGLREGWNVRRRQPIREGSTRNLVPVKVMTRNGLREVRIPFGWVLLEPEE, encoded by the coding sequence ATGACCACCCTGCGATACACGGGGCGGGTGCTGACCCCGGTGCACGTAGGCACGGGGGAGGCCATCGACCCCCTGGACTACGTGGTCGTGGACGACCGGTTGGTGCGGTTCAACGCCTCGGCCGTGCTGTCCGACCTGCCGGAGACCGAGAGGCAGCGCTTCGAGGGCATCCTGGACCGGGGCGATCTCAAGGAACTCCAAGCGTTCTTCCGGACCCACGTCGTGCCGGAGCGCCATGGAGTGACCTTGGTGCGGGCGGGGCGGGGCGTGGTCCGGCGGTTTGAGGATGCCATCGGTCGTCCCTTGCGCAGCCAACTGAAGGTGCGCCCGATGATCCGGAACCTCCACACCGGAAGGGCCTACCTGCCCGGGAGTTCCATCAAGGGAGCCATCCGCACCGCCCTGGTGAACCGGTTCGCGGCCGAGATGCCGGGATTGAAGGAGGCGCTCCGGAACGAACGTGCGGGCGCGCAGAAGGCCCGCAAGCTCGAACAAGAGGCTTTGAAGTACGACTTTCGGCGGCTCGAGCGTGACCCGCTTCGGACCCTCAAGGTCTCCGATGCCCACCTGCCCCCCGACTGCACCCAGGTGGACGAAGTGTTCAACGTCAAGCCAGAACGCCAGCAGGACATGCCCGTGGACATGTGGGAGCGCTGCCTCAGTCGGGCCGACAACGAGGTGGTCACCTTCAAGGTGGACATCCGGTTCGACGAGCACCTGTTCGACCACCCGCTGGCACGAAAGCACCTGGGCCGGCGGTTCACGTGGGACGACCTGGTAGAGGCCTGCAACGATTTCTACTGGGGGCGCCTCCTGGACGAGGACCGGCGGTTCTACCGGAACATGGCGAACGGCGGGAAGTTGATCCGCCCGATCGTGTTCGGCCCGTTCCTAGCGGCTGGAAACGGCGGGGCGAAACGTCCGGTCAAGCCCGCGGCGCCGAAGCTCCTCCTGAGGTTGGGGCGGTTCACCCAGTTCGAAAGCAAATCGGTCGACGGTCTTCGGGAGGGCTGGAATGTGCGCCGGCGGCAACCTATCCGCGAGGGCAGTACGAGGAACCTCGTCCCGGTCAAGGTGATGACGAGAAACGGCCTGCGCGAGGTGCGGATCCCCTTCGGGTGGGTCCTGCTGGAGCCGGAGGAGTGA
- a CDS encoding IS4 family transposase translates to MARTPAGLPEGTRITDYITLGVIAKTFPLPKVHEVLQATGKASQRQRALPAHVVVYYVIALALYMSVSTREVLRCLLEGLQWLMGPRERVRVAGKSAISQARSRLGAEPIERLHNELVRPIAETATRGAWYRRWRLVSLDGSTLDVADTQENEQAFGRPKAARGRSAYPQIRFVSLVENGTHVLFGSRMGGYHTSEVALARHVVESLRPGMLCLADRCFFSWPLWTQACATGADLLWRVKASARLPCIRRLSDGSYLSKIYPNAYARQKDRGGVMVRVIEYTLDGVPGAEDVYRLVTTILDPEDAPAEELAALYQERWEIETALDELKTHLRGARIVLRSKTPELVRQEFFGFLMAHFAIRGLMHEAARKGDVDPDELSFVHTVRVVRRRLPAFVATPP, encoded by the coding sequence ATGGCTCGAACTCCAGCAGGGCTTCCCGAAGGCACGCGGATCACGGATTACATCACGCTGGGGGTCATCGCAAAAACGTTCCCCCTGCCCAAGGTGCACGAGGTGCTGCAAGCCACAGGCAAGGCGAGCCAGCGACAGCGCGCCTTACCTGCCCATGTCGTGGTCTACTATGTGATCGCACTGGCGTTGTACATGAGCGTGTCCACACGAGAGGTGCTCCGCTGTTTGCTCGAAGGTCTCCAGTGGCTCATGGGGCCCCGTGAACGCGTTCGCGTTGCCGGAAAATCGGCCATCTCCCAAGCGCGGTCCCGTCTGGGGGCGGAACCGATCGAACGGCTGCACAACGAACTCGTCCGGCCGATCGCCGAAACGGCCACCCGAGGGGCGTGGTACCGGCGCTGGCGGCTGGTCAGCCTGGACGGCAGCACCTTGGATGTGGCCGATACTCAGGAGAACGAACAAGCCTTCGGACGCCCCAAGGCCGCCCGGGGACGGAGCGCCTATCCGCAGATCCGGTTCGTCTCCTTGGTGGAGAACGGAACCCACGTGCTGTTCGGCTCCCGCATGGGTGGATACCACACGAGCGAGGTCGCGTTGGCTCGGCACGTGGTGGAGTCCTTGCGGCCCGGGATGCTGTGTCTGGCCGATCGGTGTTTCTTCTCCTGGCCCTTGTGGACCCAGGCCTGCGCAACCGGAGCCGATCTGCTGTGGCGAGTGAAGGCAAGCGCACGCCTGCCGTGCATCCGCCGTCTGTCCGATGGTTCCTATCTGAGCAAGATCTATCCCAACGCCTATGCTCGCCAAAAGGATCGGGGCGGTGTCATGGTCCGGGTGATCGAGTACACACTGGACGGAGTCCCAGGCGCAGAGGACGTGTACCGGTTGGTGACCACGATCCTCGACCCTGAAGATGCCCCGGCAGAGGAGTTGGCCGCCCTGTACCAGGAACGCTGGGAGATCGAGACTGCACTCGACGAGTTGAAAACGCACCTCCGAGGGGCTCGGATTGTGCTCCGGAGCAAGACCCCGGAGCTCGTCCGACAGGAGTTCTTTGGGTTCCTGATGGCGCATTTTGCGATACGAGGACTCATGCATGAAGCCGCCCGCAAGGGCGATGTGGATCCTGACGAACTTTCCTTCGTTCACACGGTGCGGGTGGTGCGTCGGAGACTGCCCGCTTTCGTCGCCACTCCCCCCTGA